DNA from Triticum aestivum cultivar Chinese Spring chromosome 7D, IWGSC CS RefSeq v2.1, whole genome shotgun sequence:
TGAAATTATGAATACATTAACTGTTGCACATGAACTAGCACACATGACTAATGGTATAACCCAAACTCGTCAGTATGTAAAATAAACTTCATCTCATGTTTTGAGCGCTGCTGAATGCAACTTTGAAACTGCCTGCTGCCCAAACGAGGCAGTTCAGTTGTAAGACAAGTTCTGGTGAACacataaatactccctctgttcctaaatatttgtctttctagagatttcaacaagtgactacatacggagcaaaatgagtgaatctacactctaaaatatgtctatatacatccgtatgtggtaatccatttgaaatctctaaaaagacaaatatttaggaacggagggagtactttgtagTGTTGAGATTACACGGGGGCTTCCAGCAAGttaaaaaaaacaacaacaaagcaGGCTAATTCGACCTTGTTCTGGATGGAGAAATTGATGAAGTTGGTGTCGACGATGACCCGGTAGGGCGGCCCGAGCGCCATGTTGTAGCTGAAGAAGAGCGCCGACGACACCTGCGGCCTGCGAGCACACGCCGATTAGATCAAGAATAGCAACCCCCAAAACAGGCCCCCCGAAATCCAAGCACTCACACATTCCGGCCGAGCTTCTCCTTCTCGGTGTGCTTCTTCCGCGGGTCCAGCACCTCGTCCTTGTACCTAAGCCGACCGGCGCAAACCTCATCTCAGGGCCCCGAGACCACAGGAAACCGCGAGAAATCGCAAAGGGGAACGGGGATGCTTacttcttgatggtcttcttgctGATGATCTTCTTCACGGCGGCGAACTTGGCGCCCTTGCTCTTCGACTTCCCCATCCTCCCTCGAACCGAAGCCCTAGCACCGGCTGTGGTCCGCTCCGCTGCGCTCGAGtgctcgacggcggcggcgggtccGTGGATGATGGCTCCCGAGGTCGGCGAGGGGGCGAAGGCGGCTGGCTTGTGGTATCTCCTGGGCCAAGCCCTTCCCTCTATCGGCGTCTGACTGGGCCGGGCCTAAGCCCTTGGGCCGCGTGTGCCCTTTCTGTCTGTCAGTCATCGCCCATGCTCCCAGCCCAACTTGGAAGCCATTCCGCGATGTTCCTCCCCTGATCCCCCACCCGAGTCAGACGGCGGCGCGGTTCCGGCGCGCCTGGCATTCTGCGGTGACCCCCGCAATCTCCGTCGAGcgcggcagggaggcgcgcccactgCGAGGCCCGGGCTCGCCGCGGCTCTGACGGTCTCGGCATCCGCTCTCTCCCCTGACTCCGGCTAGGGTAAGATGAGGAACTGAGGAATCACCGGTCCATTCAGTTGTGGTACTACTGTACTAATGCCACTACCTTTCATCAATTTTCTGATTATCTGTTGCTCAATGGTTGATTTGAACTTGAATTTGGAATTGTTAGATTTCAGAGAAAGGGGAGGTTTTTCATTTTATCAGGTTCTTGGTAGCAATGATGTGATATGGGTCATTTGGTTGAATGAATTTGTGGGACATCATTTTACAGACAAATAGTATAAATCTGCATTATTGCACTGCTATTAGCCTGATAGCCTCACAGCAAGAAATTTCCTATTGTGTTAAGTCTTCTCCTCGCGACAAAGACTAGCAAGCACTCTTTTGCTCTGCAAGATAATTGAAACCTCTGGCGACCTTTGCAGAACTTGCTTCGCTACCTGCTGGTAGGGGTTGAAATGAAGGATTTCTTAACAATTCATTTTCTCTTATGGTCTGCCCAGGCTCTAGAATTTTCGTGGCCCCGCCTGTTGTAGAATGGCGGCGGCAACGCTGCGTTGGGTGATCCAGATGCACCAGGACGTGCCGCGGGCTGCACGATTCTACGCAGAAGGGCTGGACTTCAGTGTCAACGTCTGCACACTCCGTTTTGCAGAGCTCCAGTCAGGGCCGCTCAAGCTAGCGCTCATGCACACAAATGACAGGTTCAGAGCTGCACTACCATCTCCTTGTGAATTACTGTAGTTCGTAGGGGTTTGAAGGGTTAGGTGGATGTGGCTGTGGAGGTGTTTGATGGAATGTCACCGAGGCCCGAGGGGATCCTTGCTATGGCATGGCATGAATGTGTTTGTTCAATTCCATGTGTGAAGCATTTCTTTTAGTCATCTCCTGAATAATTTATGGCATATTGGGTGTGTCCAAAGAGATAAAACCTAGGCAGCAACTAACTGATTCATGCCTGAAAATTTGAGCTCCATGACAAGAAATTATTTGCCTGTGGATATGAACTGGATGCTAAAGTCATGGTAAAAAAAGCTGGTTGCTTAAGTTTCCCCCCTCCCCCCGCTAATTTCAGTTTCTTTATTCGCTACAGGTTGCAAATGGGCATCACAGATTCATGTGTTTTGACTAGGTCTGCAGAAGAGTCTGTTTGTTAATTTCGTCACTTACCCTAAGTAGTATGCATATATCCAATATGTATCAAATAGTAAACACACATTGTGGGTCTAACAGATTAACACTGCTCTCAAGCATACATGAGTGCTGCATCTGCTTCGTTGCTGGTTTGCTCATTATTTTGGAGTAAAATATCACCAAGCTGAGTCGTATCCTTTTCTTGCTGCATTATATAAGAACTCTTTGCAAAGAAAGCATACATACTATGGAAAATACCCTTTGGAACATGGTGGTAATTACACCTGATAACTGATTTTACTTTTTAAAAATTTCGGAAAAAGTCAAAACGTTCCAAAACTTTTTTCCCAACAAACTTGAGCTGTTGTTTCTGTCGTACAAAAATATTCTGTAACGAAATATTCtctgacaaaaatgacaaattgcCCAGGACATATAGCGTGAACAGTACCTCGTATATAGTGAAAAATTTGTTTTTTAACATCCACAACAACATGAAAGTCATATCTTCACGAAAGATTTTATACGAGTGCAACCATAAATCTACTTtgtttgcaaaaagtttcagattaTTATTTTTTACTTTCATACAAATTACTAACGTTCCCATCCTACATAATATACCTCATTCATCAGTATGATGATTTGAGATCCTCTATGTATCAAATATCAAATGCACATTGTGGCTCTGACAGACTAACACTGCTCTCAAGCATACATGAGTGCCGCATCCGTTTCGTTGCTGGTTTGCTCATTATTCTGGAGCAAAATATCACCTAGCTGAGTCGTATCCTGGTTCTTGCTGCATTGTGTAAGTACTCTTTGCAAAGGAGGCATACATATTATACTGCATTCATCAGTATGATGATTTGAGATGCTCTAGGGAATATGCACTGTACGTCTGCctaatttatactccctccgttccaaatagatgactcaactttgtactaactttatactacaattagtacaaagttgagtcatccatttcggaacggagggagtactagagaaccttttaaaaataaaataagagtTCAAAAATGTAATCTCCTAATTCTGCTGGTGTCCTGGATTCAAGATAGGTTATATTGTATTTTATTCTCGGGTTATTGTGTTACTTTGGCTCTGAGATAGCTAGGGTGGTAGGGTAGTCTATGAAAATGCGTGACTGAATTCATGTCTCATCCTTGGAGATTTGGAGTTTGTCTAGTGTTTCTTGTGGATTTCAAATATGATCATCCTATGGATATGATTTATGTTATAAGAGGACTTGGCCATGTTCGAAATATGTAGCTGTGCAATCTATAAATTATGCATCTTAGCCTATTTTTGTTGCGACATTATAATATCATTTTGCAAGTAACAAGCTGCTTTTGTCTGAATATCCGTACATATGTGCAGTACCCTTGCAACGCAGAGAGCCTATTCTTCGATGCTGTCCTTCACCGTACCAGACATAACCAGCACAGTAACAAAACTAATGTCTCTCGGAGCGGAGTTGGACGGGCCGATCAAATACGAGATCCATGGGAAAGTATGATATCCCTCGACATCTATACGTGATACTAGTACTCATTCATGGTTTCTTCTTACAtcatatttatttttaataatgcaGGTTGCGGCCTTACGATGCATCGACGGCCACGTGCTAGGCCTGTACGAGCCAGCCTGAAGAACCTGTTTCTTCAAACATGCTGAATGAGAAGCCATTTTCATCGCTCGCAGATTAGGGATACGTGTGCTTGTTTCTTGTGGCAAAGTAGATAGATGTTTTGCCAGCGCAAATGGCTCGGTGTACAACTTCTGGGAGGTTAGGGGTGTTGAGGAATTTTAGGGGGTGACTGTGATGCTGCTCACTGCTTGCCTCAT
Protein-coding regions in this window:
- the LOC123165069 gene encoding uncharacterized protein, whose amino-acid sequence is MAAATLRWVIQMHQDVPRAARFYAEGLDFSVNVCTLRFAELQSGPLKLALMHTNDSTLATQRAYSSMLSFTVPDITSTVTKLMSLGAELDGPIKYEIHGKVAALRCIDGHVLGLYEPA